A region of Carettochelys insculpta isolate YL-2023 chromosome 9, ASM3395843v1, whole genome shotgun sequence DNA encodes the following proteins:
- the LOC142017448 gene encoding flavin-containing monooxygenase 1-like, translated as MVKTVAIIGAGVSGLASIKCCLDEGLEPTCFERSDDIGGLWRFTEHVEEGRPSLYKSVVSNTCKEMSAFTDFPYPEDFPVFLPHAHILEYLRRYANHFGLLKHIQFKTTVVSIRKRPDFSATGHWTIVTESNGKQESSVFDAVMVCIGYLSDPSLPLELFPGIEKFEGKYFHSRHYKHPNVFEGKRVLVIGMGNSGVDIAVEASRVAEKVMISTSQGAWAISRVFDNGYPWDMVFLTRFMNVIRNSLPGPLATWLVAHRASQWFDHANYGLVPKDRDVIREPVLNDELPSCIITGKVTVKPAVKEIKENSVVFQNISVEEPIDIIVFATGYKFSFPFLEESVLKVEKKQASLYKYIFPPHLEKPTLAVIGLIKPFGAVMPVMEIQARWVTRVFKGLSQLPPVSTMVEEIDKAKKNKIRWFGLSYDEVLKTDCLVYVDELASFIGSKPNVLALLFKDPVLAMKIFFGPCTAYQYRLAGPGKWNGARNAILTQWDRTIKPMRTRVVEEPPNFCLNLLKLIGLLALLAAVFLGFK; from the exons GAGCATGTTGAAGAGGGAAGGCCCAGCCTTTACAAATCTGTGGTCAGTAACACCTGCAAGGAGATGTCAGCCTTCACCGACTTCCCATATCCTGAGGATTTTCCAGTCTTCCTGCCCCACGCCCACATCCTAGAGTATCTCCGGAGGTATGCCAACCATTTTGGCCTTCTGAAGCACATCCAGTTCAAG ACCACAGTCGTCAGCATAAGGAAACGCCCTGATTTCTCTGCCACTGGCCATTGGACTATTGTGACGGAGTCTAATGGGAAGCAGGAGTCATCTGTTTTTGATGCTGTTATGGTTTGCATTGGCTATCTCTCGGATCCATCCCTGCCGCTGGAGTTGTTTCCTG GGATAGAGAAGTTCGAAGGCAAGTACTTTCACAGCCGCCATTACAAGCATCCAAACGTCTTTGAGGGGAAGAGAGTCCTTGTGATTGGCATGGGGAATTCTGGAGTGGATATTGCAGTTGAGGCCAGTCGGGTGGCTGAAAAG GTGATGATCAGCACAAGCCAAGGCGCCTGGGCAATCAGTCGGGTGTTTGACAACGGCTACCCCTGGGACATGGTCTTCCTAACTCGTTTCATGAATGTGATCCgaaactccctcccaggcccccttGCAACGTGGCTGGTTGCACACAGGGCAAGCCAGTGGTTTGACCATGCAAACTACGGCCTGGTCCCTAAGGACAG AGATGTGATACGGGAGCCTGTGCTGAATGATGAACTTCCAAGCTGCATCATCACGGGGAAAGTCACGGTGAAACCGGCTGTGAAGGAGATCAAGGAAAACTCAGTCGTGTTTCAAAACATCTCTGTGGAGGAACCCATTGACATCATCGTCTTTGCCACAGGATACAAGTTTTCCTTCCCTTTCCTGGAGGAATCTGTCCTCAAAGTCGAAAAGAAGCAGGCGTCCCTATACAAATATATCTTTCCCCCTCACCTGGAGAAGCCAACGCTGGCAGTCATTGGCCTCATCAAGCCATTTGGTGCGGTCATGCCAGTCATGGAAATTCAAGCTCGCTGGGTCACGCGAGTCTTTAAAG GCTTGAGTCAGCTGCCGCCAGTGAGCACCATGGTGGAAGAGATCGACAaggcaaagaaaaacaaaattcgCTG GTTCGGTTTGTCCTATGATGAGGTCCTGAAAACTGATTGCCTCGTGTATGTTGATGAACTTGCCTCCTTTATCGGCTCAAAACCCAATGTCCTAGCTCTGCTCTTCAAGGATCCAGTCCTGgccatgaaaattttctttggcCCATGCACAGCCTACCAGTACCGTCTGGCTGGGCCAGGGAAGTGGAATGGAGCCAGAAATGCCATCCTGACCCAATGGGACCGGACAATAAAGCCCATGAGAACCCGAGTTGTAGAAGAGCCTCCAAACTTCTGTCTCAATTTGCTTAAACTAATTGGCCTCCTTGCTCTCTTGGCTGCTGTTTTCCTTGGTTTTAAGTAG